A portion of the Vulpes vulpes isolate BD-2025 chromosome 5, VulVul3, whole genome shotgun sequence genome contains these proteins:
- the TMEM258 gene encoding dolichyl-diphosphooligosaccharide--protein glycosyltransferase subunit TMEM258, giving the protein MELEAMSRYTSPVNPAVFPHLTVVLLAIGMFFTAWFFVYEVTSTKYTRDIYKELLISLVASLFMGFGVLFLLLWVGIYV; this is encoded by the exons ATG GAGCTCGAGGCCATGAGCAGATACACCAGCCCAGTGAACCCTGCTGTCTTCCCCCATCTGACCGTGGTGCTATTGGCAATTGGCATGTTCTTTACCGCCTGGTTCTTCGT TTATGAGGTCACCTCCACCAAGTACACTCGGGATATCTACAAAGAGCTCCTCATCTCCTTGGTGGCCTCACTCTTCATGGGCTTTGGagtcctcttcctgctgctctggGTTGGCATCTACGTATGA